The following nucleotide sequence is from Ensifer adhaerens.
CAATCTCAACAAGGTGCGATCGATGGTGTCGAGGCCTGCAATTTCGTTCTTCACACTATTTTGTCCATGAAAGAGTGATAATCGCTTAGATTCATTGAAATCAGTGTATTTTGACGCGGCCGTTCGCGCAATACGGTGCTTCTGTCGAAGCCGCCGGGTAAGGCTTCCGCAATGTGGAGAGACGGGCGTGCAAAGTGTTACGATGGGGGAGGGCGACCGCAGCCGGCGGCTGGCGATATGGGCAGGGGTGGCGGTCGTCGCAATCACCACCTTACAGTTTGTGGCCGCCCGGTTCAGTCTGCGCGAGCATCTGACCGCCGCCGACATCGTCACCTTGCGGTTCTCTGGCGCCGCCCTGGCCTTCCTGCCGGTGTTCCTCAGCGTCGGCTTGCCGAAGTTGATGCAGCTTGGCTGGCGCAAGGCAACCGTGCTGGCGCTGCTGACGGGGCTGCCCTATCCGCTCATCATCAACCAGGGACTTTCGCTGGCACCGGTCGCCCATGCGGCAGCACTCTCTCCCGCCGTAATCGTCTTCTTCTCGTTCCTGTTTTCCCGTCTCGTCTTCAAGGACAAGGCCTCCGGCACGCGCCTTGCTGGCGTTGCCACGGTCATTGCCGGCCTTTTTCTGTTCGTGCTCCAATCGGGCGTCGCCGACGCCGGGACATTGCGGGGTGATCTGTTGTTCGCCGTTTCGGGGTTGATGTTTGCCACCTTTGCGGTGCTGGTGCGGCTATGGTCCGTCGACGCCGTGACGGCGACGATCGCAGTGGTGTTCTTCTCCTGTCTGCCGTTGCCCTTGCTGCACATTCTGGCGCCCAGCGGGCTCGCTGCCGCCTCTTTCACCGAAATTGCCACGCAATTCGTCATCCAAGGCTTTCTCGCCGGAGCGCTCGCGAGCGTTCTCTACACCTATGTCATCCGTCAATTGGGTCCGCAGCCTGCGTCGCTGTTCATGCCGTGCGTCCCGGTGACGACGACCGCGGC
It contains:
- a CDS encoding DMT family transporter, producing MQSVTMGEGDRSRRLAIWAGVAVVAITTLQFVAARFSLREHLTAADIVTLRFSGAALAFLPVFLSVGLPKLMQLGWRKATVLALLTGLPYPLIINQGLSLAPVAHAAALSPAVIVFFSFLFSRLVFKDKASGTRLAGVATVIAGLFLFVLQSGVADAGTLRGDLLFAVSGLMFATFAVLVRLWSVDAVTATIAVVFFSCLPLPLLHILAPSGLAAASFTEIATQFVIQGFLAGALASVLYTYVIRQLGPQPASLFMPCVPVTTTAAGVVVLGEVPTLLQVVAIAVITFGMVFPILKRA